The Plasmodium brasilianum strain Bolivian I chromosome 11, whole genome shotgun sequence nucleotide sequence gcaaatattattatatataaagatttatatatatgagtggAACTtaggaatatattaaattgtgTGTAATCTGAAAAAAGTATTTCATATATGAAATGAACTTTAACGAACAGTGTTATTATTTTCgaaaacaatattatatagatCTCACAGATTAGCTAATAagataaacataaaatttatgtcgaatatttcaaatattctattatatctaagaaaaaattgaattctttaaaaatttattaattgaaattatttaaagatgttcaaatataaaattttgattAATTTGTCATAATTAGACTGTTATAAGTTTTcataatttagaaaataaaattttaaatattagcaaattaataataaaaatgaatatattatgttatgaTGTTATATAagttgaaaattataatatgcaAATGAAATTGAAACACACTATTCACAGGAATATATTAATCGTATAAAGTAAGaacgtatatattattatataaaagtatgtTCAAATAGttgtataattaatattatttaatttcttaattaaatcgtttttttatattaacagttttttataatttaaataacataattataatttgttaCTAACTTCGTAACAATTTTTAtgtgttatttatttatttttcttttattaattgcataatttattataattgcaacagtttattttttataacataaaaatattatattaatatttccatttaaaacctatttcataaaaatgtttaataatgttatttattCCGTAAATATGTTTCGTGgtaaatatacttaaaatacGTCGAAgtcaaatttattttttttaatattatttataattatataacaatttattttttttttggtattatttattttaaatgcatatatttattggtattactaataattattttatatacttatagtacaacaatattttaattgtacAAATTGTTGGTAGCATTTTTACAAaggtaataaataaaattattcgtTAGTTTATCTGAATCATATAGAACAACAGTACAACATGCCAATTATGTATACCAAATGAAATATCGATTTCGCATAAAAGGCATATAAAGAAgaaagtaaaatttataaaataagtgTATTTTAGTAGTCTTTATATTAACTATAACATGATAAGTAAATATAGTgtgattatattattaatacgcATTACCAagatataataacatatgaCAAAAAGAAtctaaatattatatataattgtcaATAACGAACGGAATTGTTTAAAACGGAGCAAGCCAAAAggtgaataaaatataaacagcTCAAAAATATAACCGTAATATTATTGCAGGtgtattaatgaaaaaaatacatttattaattttatattacctTCTcctattcattatatatgtgtaaatttttaataatggtataaaaaaaaaaattttacgtAATTCTTGCATTAAGTGTAAACTTTTTcgataatttatttttccaaattaacaaaaaataaaaataataaatttgttgcactttacagaaatatataaaatgctattaaaatatataaattaaataaacaaagaaaaatgaaaaataaaacgaaatataaccaaaagaaaaaaatataaaaaacaaataatttaacaaaaaaaaaaaaaaaaaaaaaaaacatgttaATGAAATTGCAAGATTAAAAGtaatttttgcatattacatttaaaaaaagaaaatatttaaaatttgtcagaattaaaaatttgtgatataatatttattatgtattataatttaacttatttcttcgaaaaattttaaccataaaataaaacacatttataatttacaaataaacctatataaaaataaatatctattttataaaataaaaatagtatttatacatatgaagATATTACGTAGTTATTAagttttcttaatatattaacataatagttaatattttaccaaaaaaatttgaaattaaTGTATGAAATtcatatatcatattatataatgacattaaataaaatattactacgtgtattatttttcaaataaaatgtaaaaaatatataacagtCATCTTTTATCATGAATGGTATTATAATTTGAACATCAAATAAttgtatttaataatttaaatatatatatttctttgaaattcttatataataaacacataaaaaaaaaaaaaataaataattaaaaataaaatgaggTCCTTAATTCCTATTTAtcactttttaatttaattatttctgtttttttttttttttttttttttttgtaagtaaaatgtattttatttacataattctattattgtaattaatatatgaaattatatttacagaaatattcaatatattcaatatacatatatagtaaataattttaaaaaacttcATATAACTCATATTTAACTCgatagaattatttttaatacattttaataaatataggtttaaataatttttatttataattatatacgtaATAAATATCACAAATATTTCTAatgatttaaattattatatagtaataacatATTAGTTGTAAAAAGGAAGTCCCACAAAAGTTAAGAAGgagatatattaaaataaaaattttaaattatatatcaaaaataatgaacCTAAATTACAATTTCTGCAGGccaaaatacaaaatagagtaaatttttttgttataatttttgttaatataaatagaaatttaagcctatatgtttataaaatatttcatatatataatatcttccatatatattaccAATTTTGTTtgaatgtaaatttttttttttatttataaaagtttataatagattttatattcatagtAACTTTAAGTATGACGTTAAAAGTAATTAAATTcatgttttaaatttattaatttaacaCATTATATGAACTAAGAATTTAGTagaaaacaatttttatatataaaaaaaaaaatatatttttttaatatataaactgATCAAATACTGTGTAtgccttttttctttcatgtataatcatatatatgtacatatatatatataattgaatGTTATTCTtacatgtattattatatatttttttatttcaatttgTGATTTGAGAAAAATTTTgtagttataataataaatgttttttaggaaaaaatatattttattttttaatctaATTCAACTTATTAATTATTGTGTTATTTTtgtgttcataaaaaaacaaaaaaattagttgtgtattaaaatagttataatatattccttGGGGGTGTaaagtaatttattttttaataggaattatatatgtatatatatattgaataatTAGTAATAAAATTCAATTATCACTTATATGAATGAATAACGggttttataaattaaaagtaaacaCATAAGTTAcaaatgttattattttgttttatcagTATACATCCAAATTAGAGGGAACCATTAATAAATGGAAAACGTAatgcatattattaattattttagaatttatttatgtatttttttttttcggcAAATTAAACCCTAGTATCatattaatatgaaaatgtttattgattataaaggataaaatatcatatatttttacttaaatgtGTACAATATggataattaatatatatttcattttttctataattttcaGGATAATACTTATAACCATTTAccttcatataaattttatgaacaacTGAATAGCGATATCAATGAAGATGACAATGAAAGTGTGTACTGGGATTCCGTAGAACCATCTTTTGACAAAACCCTCTGGGCTCGTGATGTTTTTTTGAAACTAGAAAGAAACGTATTATCAGTAAACAGAAATCGTATAGAGGATGTTTTCAGTAAAAAACATTGTTATGATTTGAATTATTGGTTATATGAgcaagtatataaaaattttgatcaTAATGAGaaagatgaaaatttttataaaactatTGACATTTTCGAAGATGGATGGAAGAGAATTAATAATAGTGAATTTCCAAATGAAGATAATGTATGTCATCCGGATCACACTTTGGTTGATATGGAATATTTGAAAGATGTTAAGAATCTGTTTGATCTTATTGAAgattatgttattattaaagcTGAAGTTATTAGAGATACTAATAATGCATGttacaaatatattgaatatcTTAAACAAAAGGTTCCACTTTATTATGAGTGGGAAAATGTGTGCACAGTGGAAGaagataatatatgtacaaggTACATTGATGATTATACCAAGTATAATCCAAGAAATGTCTTAGAAAATTTGTCCGTCGTTGGACTTTCCCTTGCATCCGTATTCAATGATTGTTaccaaaatattataactgTGTTTCAGGAATCAGAAAAGTTACCTCCCCGTACAGaattaaaacaaagaaaTGCTTTAGGACAAATTGAAAGTACAGTGGTAAAAGTAGGAAGAACCTTGGCAGAAATTGGAGATGACGGAATGCAGTCAggagatatatttattggtGTAAATGATTTCGTTTATTCGTTAATTTACGCAGTAAAAAGACTTAATTCTTACGTTTTTGACCATTTCACAACAATGAATATTTTGTTGTTGGTAATATTAATGgctcttttcattttttgtaaggtaaatataataaaacagcacataaaaatatatacaatttgacattgctattattaattattttttttttttataaaattttttattattaaatgaagatattagttttttattttatgatttttgaatttttttttttttttttttgtgtttttagTTTATTAGTGGACGATCCATGTCATGTAAtgatagtaaaaaaaaaaaataattttgatgtAACGTTGATGATGAAAAGAAGATATAATATAACggaaattaataatatatagttaggaatttctataaaaaattttatcatacatatataatcaCTCCAACTGGTGCCATATAACCTATAGGAAGACAATGTAAAATAAGAGTTGAATAGGATTTAACTAATATTTAGCAGGCAAGTTTCAGGCGTAGTTCAATAtagaactaaaaaaaaatgtagaaaaaattagcaaacataatgtatatttaaacatagataaataaataaataaataaatatatatatatatatatatatatgtgaaagtattatgtaataattgGAAAACTGTAGGATTAAGTGGTACGAGGAATGATATTAAtgtctaatttttttaaaaagaagaggATACCTTTAAATATAGGTAGTGTTTAGATACCACCTCTACAATgaataaattgaaaataacTAAATATAATACTAAAAGCATAATAAACTATCAGTTAATTCTTGGAACGTATCAGTTATTGTGAATTATTAAGTTAATTGAAAACACAagaaattgtatatataaataactgTATGGAAAGGAATATGTAAtgcaatataataatgttttaaaGTAAGCAATCATTAACATGTGCTTTGAAACTGATGAGATTATTTGTCATTTATATTGCGTAAATGATGTGTAATGATGtataaaatgtgaaaataatcatatatttgcTAGATGTGATAACGAATTATTAAGGTGTTTAATCTAGATATACGATATGCATGATTGGGAAGGTCGATGTTATAAAGGTGTACGAATGTTGATGACATCATGGAAtgtattttaagaaaaagaaattatacaacagtacaaataaaaatatgttcttttttaccatatatttttgtatatttatcaaattaaaagaaacaaGAGCtagtaattaaatttatattccagatattatttgtataaaacatttacagattatacttttattagtagaaaatacattacatttaaaattacaaGAAGTCATTAAAATGatgtaaacattttttagttgttaatattaaaatgcaCTACTGCATATGAAGATAgtgcatattatttaaaaaaaaaaagtgaaataatcagatatttatttatgtttattgatatataaagtttattatatatatgtattcttgcatgttgttattttaatatgttttcgtaactattaaaaagaatgataaattttgttctatttgttgaataaaatattaagaattaatttaaatatacaatatataatgtttaatTTCTATcaataatacattattacatttttgtttttaaaaccCGAAGTTCATTtgttaaatatgtatatatttatgaatatatatttttcgtttttacataaatagtTTAGGCACTTTGtgcattttttatgttgtaattaataaagtacagaaaagaaaaaaaaaaaaaaaaaagggaatgaaaaatataaagaaaatccTAGATACCTTTCTATTTTGTACATGCACACAGGGAGAGAGCACCTTACAttagtataaaataaaaggaaacaCAAAAGATGGAAGCATATAACATGTGACATTAACCATAATAAGGATAAGCCACCTAATATGTATACTGtgtaataaacaaaatttataatttactgGAGCATGGGAATAAAGCAAATTATTGGCACAACTGTTAGTTAATAAAATGGattattaaaacatttataaatgaacaatGTATAAAGAACAAGCAGGgacattatgtatatatagaagAGTTTAAAATAGAAATCAAAACAACCATTATGTTTGTGCTCTTGACTAgctatatgtgtacataattaaaattgtttatatttataacttgactattaaatttatataaacatgagTGTATCTCTTACGCATTAATCATTAATTAATTCtgttatttattcatttgtatttttatatattcatttgtatatttatttattcatttattttttttttaattttttttttttttttttttgtaaacaatggaaaatttaacatatttgaaacgttatattatttttcattgatTTACATTtagaatttatttatatgtataagcatTTGCCTTTAATTGAATTGCTTAATAACAATTCTAAATTTAATCAATTGAATCATATTAAGAAACAATATCCATATgaatgtaattttattaatggaaaaaatataattatatattaatattaatgcaACATGTTATGTTATATTTgacaaaatatacataaaattgttataagaaataaagtAGTATAAATTGGACGGGGTACCAAATTGTTAAGGGTTTATAACATATGTTTTAAGCCAATTTGTAAGCTACATTTTTTGACAGAAATATCTATTGTGTTTCAATAAACGTAACacttacaaaatattatgaaaaataatttaactcATAGTCTCAATTACATTGTATtcaagaaaagaaaaacgtaCAAATTAAATGTGAATATggctttttttaattatcctTTTGctttgaaataaaatataaatatttaatagaaTTTACGTGAAACAAAAGAGGAAATAAGTATCaaataagataaatatattgctTAAGTGCTAGAATATATACtacttttcaaaatttatttattatccataaaaaaataaaaaaaatataaatatagtttTTATATCCAAGTACTTACAGAACACATTAAACAAGACGGCTTTAATATCTTAATgatattgttttatatattcggTTATAACAAATGAGGTTGTTTCCTGATCCTTCTGGTACTTTTTTGAAAGAATTCATTTTGACTAATactatgtattatttaacattataaatagtttataactgttaaataattatatatttttagcgTTTTATTAACAGATTATGTATTATTGTTTGCTACTAATAGTGAATTTATGTGTATTCTCATAAAAGTTtgaaagtaaaattttttaaagtatttgtttttttattaatttaatatttatttagaaatataattttaacaaaataataaaaaaaaataaaaaaaaatgcacatcATACTTTATTAATTATGGTGAAAACTGTTAACATgctgttaatttttttaaagaataatattaaatctaAAAGAATAtcatatgaaaaaacaaatttccTTTATTTATCAAAATACTTGTATGAGAAATTCTAATATGGGTTATATAGTCTTCCATTGATGTAAGGATAATaatgtttaattattattttccagCTCATTCTGTTTTTTGTGTATCTTTTAGATCTtagtgttttatttttaaaaggtaATACTATATTGTATATTCAAGTCTAATAATTTCtatgaattaatttttttgtttcatttttgtctttcattatataaatcttAGAATCGAAAAAACTTATTAAATAAgacataaaatttaattattaacaaatgatttgaagaaaataaaaagataaataagtTGCCATATCAACCATTaagagaattttttttacataatttagaagtctataaaaatttagaagtCAATTAAGATGTaatgcaaattttttaagtctTGAAAGAATAAATACTGCAAAATTTAAAGTGTAATATAGAAGGACGGTAGAATTAAACTGACATATGTTAGACAATTTAGAAGAAAATGTAGTattatttaaacatatatttgaaaatttagTATAGAacttaagaaaaaattaggaGAAAACACATATACTTTGGATTTTctaaaagaaatatagaaTGGTGAACATAAAATTGTGGAATTTTCaggagaaaatatatttggaaAATGTAGCGTAAAATACGAAGcaaatacaaaatgaaatgaagatatatcatatatattagaacAAGTTGAAGGAGGTATTGAAAAACTGTATTATATGTGTTATaagaaatgtaaaattatatgaaagtctattatataaattgtagTATTATGaggaattaaaagaatatataaattatataatagaagTTGTCTAAAACTTAAAATAAGAAGTTGAATAATTAAAGCATGTTTTATTAGACATTTTACCTAAGGATAAAGATAATACTAATGTAACAGTAAAAATGCCAAAAGAAAATTTGTGAAAAAGATAACTGGAAAAGTAGGTGACAATTAATTTTCAGCTTAAAGAAGCAGAGGGAAATGTATAgggaataattaaaaaatctaaaatatattattcaacAGTAAGGTAGTATTATATGGAAAAGATGGACGGAATCGAGAAAGAAGTATTTAAAGTATTAGCTCATGATGACTCATGGTTTATACTTTGACTTTAACTTAccattcatttaaaaatataaaaaaaaggtaaataaaaatgatgtgttttttccaatttataggtacatttttacttatttagtAGAATAACAATACTTTTTTagatatgtttattataagTAATGGAATacataatagaaaatataaaaacatatcataaaaaaaccGTAGTTTTAATGCAATAAgttgtttatttgttaaaattttactatataaaaagagaaactaaattatgtttgtatgttcttaatttttttaagagctttttttttacgtttacttttttaaattgtttatttCAGAATACACCTTGAATATtagttaatatttattaataagagaatttttattattatttgttttttttttcaaactatttattttgttcatttatttaatactGCTTCATTTAGTTAACATGACGTGTATTTTTACAggatttaattttaatttatatataggtTTGTATGAAGGcttggtatatatatatatagatatatatataattacatacattataattaatttacgAACTTTTAAGGTAGATTTtacgaaataaaattaattagcTAATTTGAaccattttaatttttaaggaAATACTAAGTTATATTATAGGggtgaaataattttatatatgtaatggcttattaaatattatagaaATAACTAGTTGGAAAGCATAGTTACCTATATCATGAATGAACATGTTactttattcttattattttaataggTTCTAATACTTTCAAATTAGAATATCAGTCTTTTTATGTATCAATACTTCAGttaaataggaaaaataaaagttttcCAAAGTTCTACAATTAGGAGATACTAATTTTTActacttttaatttatagtatatacacttttataaatttatatttggcACAAAAGTTCACATCAATTTTTGCTACAACTACTAgagtttaatatattttagaatGTATAATTTAATCGAAAGGacgatatatttatatattttttagtgGAAACTGTTGGAACATATAAAACAAGATATTATCATTTGGAGGATTGAGCatagtataaataattagTTCACAAGgataattttaagaaaaataaaatatatttagtttttataacaaaatatttcttttttattgtttgagcaataattttttttttaatattccttataacaaataataaaagaaatatataattattgtcCATACTTTTACGTCAAcatatagaataaataattaattgttttatataatataaagagtaagaatattataatataaaattttttgtttttaaggGTATTCTAAACttacaata carries:
- a CDS encoding PIR protein produces the protein MNNGFYKLKDNTYNHLPSYKFYEQLNSDINEDDNESVYWDSVEPSFDKTLWARDVFLKLERNVLSVNRNRIEDVFSKKHCYDLNYWLYEQVYKNFDHNEKDENFYKTIDIFEDGWKRINNSEFPNEDNVCHPDHTLVDMEYLKDVKNLFDLIEDYVIIKAEVIRDTNNACYKYIEYLKQKVPLYYEWENVCTVEEDNICTRYIDDYTKYNPRNVLENLSVVGLSLASVFNDCYQNIITVFQESEKLPPRTELKQRNALGQIESTVVKVGRTLAEIGDDGMQSGDIFIGVNDFVYSLIYAVKRLNSYVFDHFTTMNILLLFISGRSMSCNDSKKKK